A stretch of the Candidatus Binataceae bacterium genome encodes the following:
- a CDS encoding GNAT family N-acetyltransferase, whose amino-acid sequence MKKLDRQGAGSDAVVIRAARPADLPSLIPLIRAYYRFDHIRFNPRTMKPALERLLCSPALGRVWIMLDGARAVGYVVLTFNYDLEFNGLEGIVTDLFIHANFRGGGLGRRALDFVDDYCRKRGIGTVELQVETANTAAQAFYQKIGFTRLDRVAMSRDVKHQPGRAPDSIDLKA is encoded by the coding sequence ATGAAAAAGCTCGATCGCCAAGGCGCCGGTTCCGACGCAGTCGTAATCCGCGCGGCGCGGCCCGCCGATCTACCGAGCCTGATCCCGCTGATTCGCGCTTATTATCGTTTCGATCACATCCGCTTCAATCCGCGCACGATGAAGCCCGCGCTTGAACGGCTCTTGTGCAGTCCCGCGCTCGGCCGGGTCTGGATCATGCTCGACGGCGCCCGCGCGGTCGGCTATGTCGTGCTGACATTCAACTACGACCTCGAATTTAATGGCCTCGAAGGTATCGTTACCGATCTCTTTATCCACGCCAACTTCCGCGGGGGCGGCCTTGGCCGCCGGGCGCTCGACTTCGTCGATGACTATTGCCGGAAACGCGGAATCGGCACGGTCGAACTCCAGGTCGAGACCGCCAACACGGCTGCTCAGGCGTTCTACCAGAAGATCGGGTTCACGCGGCTCGACCGCGTCGCGATGTCGCGTGATGTTAAACACCAACCGGGGCGTGCGCCAGACTCCATTGATTTGAAAGCTTGA
- a CDS encoding nitroreductase family protein — protein sequence MAEMALFDAIYSAGAIRKFRPDPVPDEIITKVLDAAIRAPSGSNTQAWLFVVVKDAEKRRRLGAVYKKTSDILMKLYAGMPRPEHIDEKKYERFMQAVMHLFDHMGEVPVLLVPCLRASMWSGAAALPDDLKTRMAGLGRIAGSSIYPAVQNIILACRAFGLGTTLTTIHAFYEDEVRAILNLPAEVQTYALMPIGYPQGHHYRVQRKPVSEVACLDSYGKPWPA from the coding sequence ATGGCGGAAATGGCGTTGTTTGATGCGATCTATTCGGCGGGCGCGATCAGAAAATTCCGGCCCGATCCGGTGCCCGACGAAATCATCACCAAGGTGCTCGACGCCGCGATCCGGGCGCCGTCGGGCAGCAACACCCAGGCGTGGCTCTTCGTCGTGGTCAAGGACGCGGAAAAACGCCGCCGACTCGGCGCAGTGTACAAGAAAACTTCAGACATCCTCATGAAGCTTTACGCCGGGATGCCGCGTCCCGAACATATTGACGAGAAGAAATACGAACGCTTCATGCAGGCCGTCATGCATCTGTTCGACCATATGGGCGAGGTACCGGTGCTGCTCGTGCCGTGCCTGAGAGCCTCGATGTGGAGCGGGGCTGCGGCCCTGCCGGACGACCTCAAGACGCGGATGGCGGGGCTGGGGCGAATCGCCGGCTCGAGCATTTATCCCGCGGTGCAAAACATCATCCTGGCCTGCCGCGCCTTCGGTCTCGGCACCACGCTGACGACGATTCATGCCTTCTACGAAGACGAAGTGCGCGCGATCCTGAATCTCCCGGCGGAGGTGCAAACCTACGCGCTGATGCCGATCGGCTATCCGCAGGGCCATCACTACCGGGTGCAGCGCAAGCCGGTGAGCGAGGTGGCCTGTCTCGACAGCTACGGCAAGCCCTGGCCCGCGTAA
- a CDS encoding ATP-binding protein — MKQVLSPAAATAPPHDNLAGDAPQLSVGLQQLAANARAACDGVACVIAWRRAIDAGIVQAADQIFARAALNSLLALVARQSEHLPAHAIVKLEPGQLAAIAKARLADDCALQGFALSSTPITTIALVPVGRRAADVAALARLVYDRAREILAMDELATSRAFWQKQASASGERLAAAQDELTAIAAERAALQGIVADCLKLPPQRRFAGLGERVARFGSFGSWLVAAVIEGELRVAAASTALTRITALGANSALAECLRRNVVTVRERDAGSAPPVEEDRIFSAFPVYVCVPLSKGAIALAASGAIAPTVLASLERLGLALGPIVERWLAEQEAARLQSLVRSLGMRMFSAIDGERARIARDLHDHLAQLLTAARLALTADPQQAREVLKQLDEALRLRVRELRPAALGRSTLREAIGFEIHRLAEAGIKARLLHPEWTKTIPRPLQELCYQVAREAISNVIRHSGATRAEISTERRGGRIFLRIDDNGRGIAARKALTLKVDGNVGMGLAGMSERLKLMGGALRLERLGGVTRLTAEVPER; from the coding sequence GTGAAGCAAGTCCTTTCGCCCGCTGCCGCAACTGCGCCGCCGCACGACAATCTCGCCGGTGATGCGCCGCAACTCAGCGTGGGGCTGCAGCAGCTCGCCGCCAATGCGCGAGCGGCGTGCGACGGCGTCGCTTGTGTAATCGCGTGGCGGCGCGCGATTGACGCGGGGATAGTGCAGGCGGCGGATCAGATCTTTGCGCGGGCGGCTCTGAATTCACTGTTGGCGCTGGTCGCGCGTCAAAGCGAGCATCTTCCAGCGCACGCAATCGTCAAACTTGAGCCCGGCCAGCTTGCAGCAATCGCGAAGGCGCGACTGGCTGACGATTGCGCGCTCCAGGGATTCGCACTGTCGAGCACTCCGATTACGACGATCGCGCTTGTGCCGGTGGGCCGGCGCGCTGCCGACGTTGCGGCGCTCGCGCGGCTGGTCTACGACCGGGCACGCGAGATCCTCGCCATGGACGAGCTCGCGACGTCGCGGGCCTTCTGGCAAAAGCAGGCGTCGGCAAGCGGCGAGCGGCTCGCGGCGGCACAGGATGAGCTGACGGCGATCGCGGCAGAGCGCGCGGCGCTTCAAGGGATAGTCGCCGACTGCCTGAAGCTGCCGCCGCAACGCCGTTTCGCCGGTTTGGGAGAGCGGGTCGCGCGCTTCGGCTCGTTTGGCTCGTGGCTGGTTGCAGCCGTAATCGAGGGCGAACTACGCGTGGCCGCCGCTTCAACGGCGTTGACGCGGATCACGGCTCTCGGCGCGAACAGCGCACTCGCCGAGTGCCTCCGCCGTAACGTTGTCACCGTCCGCGAGCGCGACGCCGGCTCTGCGCCTCCTGTCGAAGAAGATCGGATATTTTCAGCTTTTCCTGTGTACGTCTGCGTCCCGCTCTCCAAAGGCGCAATTGCTCTGGCGGCAAGCGGCGCGATCGCGCCGACAGTGCTCGCAAGCCTCGAACGGCTGGGGCTTGCGCTCGGCCCGATCGTCGAGCGATGGCTGGCGGAGCAGGAAGCTGCGCGATTGCAAAGCCTGGTGCGCAGCCTCGGGATGCGGATGTTCAGCGCGATCGATGGCGAGCGTGCGCGGATCGCGCGCGATCTGCACGACCATCTGGCGCAGTTGCTGACGGCGGCGCGGCTCGCGCTAACCGCCGATCCGCAACAAGCGCGCGAGGTCTTGAAGCAGCTCGACGAGGCGCTGCGCCTGCGCGTGCGGGAGTTGCGGCCGGCCGCGTTGGGCCGCTCGACGCTCCGCGAGGCGATCGGCTTCGAAATCCATCGTCTGGCCGAGGCCGGTATTAAGGCGCGCCTGCTCCATCCGGAATGGACCAAAACTATTCCGCGACCGCTTCAGGAGCTATGTTACCAGGTGGCGCGAGAGGCGATTTCAAACGTGATACGCCATTCAGGGGCGACCCGCGCCGAAATCAGTACGGAACGCCGGGGCGGCCGGATCTTCCTGCGGATCGACGATAACGGCCGGGGCATCGCGGCGCGCAAAGCCCTGACGCTGAAGGTGGATGGCAACGTCGGGATGGGGCTGGCCGGAATGAGCGAGCGGCTCAAGCTGATGGGCGGTGCGCTCAGGCTCGAACGGCTCGGCGGCGTCACGCGGCTTACTGCGGAGGTGCCGGAGCGCTGA
- a CDS encoding UPF0182 family protein, with protein MRSRSFLISLAAIIIAALITLSLTASLLVDYLWFGALGFRGVFTTTLIAQAAIFAAVWAITFLAIGASGLLALRLSRDRERLRVVRRNPEVTEVNLPELIRSLSDRVPWKVLILGVAAVLGFFVAQSEASSWDVYLKGLLGVPFGVKEPAFGLDISFFVFALPLLEELRDLFLTVLVLASIVTAAIYWVRGSLDFRESPPQISPSCAAHFSVLLGIFFLQRAFGYWLARYALTLHSNDIVFGLRYVDDVLWKPALWVLVVLAVAAAAICIANAREGNPRQAVAAAIVVFAPAIILNLIGPVIERLRVKPDELRIEQPYIARNIKLTRTAYQLDAVDVKPFQGSGQLTAASLERDATTVKNIRLWDPRPLIATYQQLQEIRLYYNFRDVDIDRYWLGGEETQVMLSGRELNLELLPQNAQTWVNRHLKFTHGYGLVMSPVNTKDQEGLPQLYIKNIPPQSDIDLKISQPGIYYGESADNYAVVNSATPEFDYPRGNDNAFGYYHGSGGVPVSGFLRRLLFSFYYRDVNLLLTDNIIADSKILLRRNITDRIATLAPFLLQDPDPYMVVHDGGLYWITDCYTVSDHYPYSQRNRDQINYIRNSVKAVVDAYTGETTFYVSDAADPIIRTWQKIYPAMFKTLAEMPPELRAHIRYPEQLFLIQAEIYGTYHMTDPAVFYNREDVWTFPRENYSDETMPMQPYYVIMRLPGETKAEYILMLPMVPQGRDNMISWLAARCDGADYGHLFEFEFSKDKLFYGPYQIQARINQNPEISQQYSLWNQMGSKVLLGNLLVIPVEDALLYVEPLYIRASNGQLPELKRVIASYSDRIVMGDDLESTLAKLFKGETPAALKPSATAPAASVAVVSGTAATAGVSDLTTATDHYQHALDALKQGDWPRFGTEMQALGAVLARPPNSPNPNSPSH; from the coding sequence ATGCGCTCCCGTTCATTCCTGATCAGCCTGGCGGCGATTATAATCGCCGCGCTTATCACGCTAAGCCTCACCGCGAGCCTGCTCGTCGATTATCTGTGGTTCGGCGCGCTGGGCTTTCGCGGCGTCTTCACGACGACGCTGATAGCACAGGCGGCAATTTTCGCCGCAGTATGGGCGATCACGTTTCTGGCGATTGGCGCCAGCGGACTCCTCGCGCTGCGGCTCAGCCGCGATCGTGAACGCCTGCGCGTCGTACGCCGCAATCCGGAAGTAACCGAAGTCAATCTGCCGGAACTGATTCGCTCGCTGAGCGATCGCGTTCCGTGGAAGGTGCTGATTCTCGGCGTTGCCGCAGTGCTGGGGTTCTTCGTCGCGCAGTCCGAGGCCTCGAGCTGGGATGTCTATTTGAAGGGCCTGCTGGGCGTGCCCTTCGGCGTCAAGGAACCGGCCTTCGGGCTCGACATCAGCTTTTTCGTCTTTGCGCTGCCGCTGCTCGAGGAGCTGCGCGATCTTTTCCTGACCGTTCTGGTCCTGGCCAGTATCGTGACCGCGGCAATTTACTGGGTGCGCGGTTCGCTGGATTTTCGTGAATCGCCGCCCCAGATCTCGCCGTCGTGCGCCGCGCATTTTTCAGTCCTGCTGGGAATTTTCTTTCTGCAACGCGCCTTTGGCTATTGGCTGGCGCGCTACGCGCTGACGCTGCACTCCAACGATATCGTCTTCGGCCTGCGCTACGTCGATGACGTTTTATGGAAGCCGGCTTTGTGGGTGCTTGTGGTGCTGGCGGTCGCCGCAGCCGCGATCTGTATCGCGAATGCGCGCGAAGGTAATCCGCGCCAGGCCGTCGCCGCGGCGATCGTGGTGTTTGCACCGGCGATCATTCTGAACCTGATTGGACCAGTGATCGAACGCCTGCGGGTCAAGCCTGACGAGCTGCGCATCGAGCAGCCCTACATCGCGCGCAATATCAAGCTGACGCGGACGGCCTATCAGCTTGACGCCGTGGACGTTAAGCCCTTCCAGGGCTCCGGCCAACTGACCGCGGCGTCGCTCGAACGCGACGCGACCACGGTCAAGAATATCCGGCTGTGGGATCCGCGTCCGCTGATCGCGACTTATCAGCAGTTGCAGGAAATCCGCCTGTACTACAACTTTCGCGACGTCGATATCGATCGTTACTGGCTCGGCGGCGAGGAGACTCAGGTGATGCTCTCCGGCCGCGAGCTGAACCTCGAGCTGCTGCCGCAGAACGCGCAGACCTGGGTCAACCGCCATCTCAAGTTCACGCACGGCTACGGGCTCGTGATGAGCCCGGTGAACACCAAAGATCAGGAGGGGCTGCCGCAGCTCTATATCAAGAATATACCGCCGCAATCAGATATTGACCTCAAGATTTCGCAGCCCGGCATCTACTACGGCGAGTCGGCGGACAACTATGCGGTGGTGAATTCGGCGACGCCCGAATTTGACTATCCGCGCGGCAACGACAACGCGTTCGGCTACTATCATGGCAGCGGCGGGGTTCCCGTTAGCGGCTTTTTGCGCCGGCTGCTGTTCAGCTTCTACTATCGCGACGTGAACCTGCTGCTAACCGACAATATAATCGCCGACAGCAAAATCCTGTTGCGCCGCAATATCACCGATCGCATCGCAACGCTCGCGCCATTTCTGCTTCAAGACCCTGATCCCTACATGGTAGTGCATGATGGCGGGCTCTACTGGATAACTGACTGCTATACGGTGAGCGATCATTATCCCTACTCGCAGCGGAATCGCGACCAGATTAATTATATTCGAAACTCCGTGAAAGCGGTGGTGGATGCCTACACCGGCGAGACCACTTTCTATGTCTCGGATGCGGCGGATCCGATTATCCGGACCTGGCAAAAAATCTATCCTGCCATGTTCAAAACGCTGGCCGAGATGCCGCCCGAGTTGCGCGCCCATATCCGCTATCCCGAGCAGCTCTTTCTAATTCAGGCGGAGATCTACGGCACCTACCATATGACTGACCCGGCGGTTTTCTATAATCGCGAGGATGTCTGGACTTTCCCGCGCGAAAACTACTCGGACGAGACCATGCCGATGCAGCCGTATTACGTAATTATGCGGCTGCCGGGAGAGACCAAGGCTGAGTATATCTTGATGCTCCCGATGGTGCCGCAGGGGCGCGATAATATGATTTCATGGCTGGCGGCGCGCTGTGACGGCGCCGACTATGGGCATCTGTTTGAATTTGAGTTTTCCAAAGACAAATTGTTTTACGGCCCCTATCAGATTCAGGCCCGCATAAATCAGAACCCGGAAATTTCGCAGCAATACTCACTGTGGAACCAGATGGGCTCGAAAGTCCTGCTCGGCAACCTGCTGGTAATTCCGGTCGAGGACGCGCTGCTTTATGTCGAGCCGCTCTACATTCGGGCGTCGAACGGGCAACTGCCGGAATTAAAGCGCGTGATCGCTTCGTACAGCGATCGCATCGTGATGGGCGATGATCTGGAATCGACGCTGGCGAAGCTCTTCAAGGGCGAGACGCCGGCTGCGCTGAAACCGTCCGCAACAGCGCCGGCCGCAAGTGTCGCGGTCGTGAGCGGAACCGCGGCGACGGCCGGCGTTAGTGATCTGACTACCGCGACTGATCATTACCAGCACGCGCTCGACGCGCTCAAGCAGGGTGATTGGCCGCGCTTCGGAACGGAAATGCAGGCGCTGGGTGCAGTGCTGGCGCGGCCGCCGAATAGTCCAAACCCGAATAGTCCCAGCCACTAA
- a CDS encoding response regulator transcription factor produces the protein MGEELKGLRVMIVDDHHIVRAALRLLLEQSGCEVVAEAADAQTALALAPKTRPRVVMMDLEMPGMDGIAATRRLRQAAPNAKVILLSAYDEEKDVVEALTAAGAAGYLLKSDAPDELLSAVRAVSAGGRYMSPSVAPLLLRRISDPAPSPDGEPRLTNRERDVLRLVGHGATSKEIAAQLGISPKTAQVHRDNLKGKLNLRTTADLVRYAIQHKIVKLR, from the coding sequence ATGGGGGAAGAACTTAAAGGGCTGCGCGTGATGATCGTTGACGATCATCACATCGTGCGGGCGGCGCTGCGCCTACTGCTCGAGCAGTCCGGCTGCGAGGTCGTCGCCGAGGCGGCCGATGCGCAGACGGCTTTGGCGCTCGCGCCGAAGACCCGGCCCCGCGTCGTCATGATGGACCTCGAGATGCCGGGGATGGATGGAATTGCCGCGACGCGCCGGCTGCGGCAGGCGGCGCCCAACGCCAAGGTAATTCTCCTGTCGGCCTATGACGAGGAAAAGGACGTGGTTGAAGCGTTGACCGCCGCGGGCGCGGCGGGTTATTTGCTGAAGTCCGACGCCCCCGACGAATTGCTCAGCGCGGTGCGCGCGGTCAGTGCGGGCGGGCGCTACATGAGTCCCTCAGTTGCGCCGCTGCTGCTGCGGCGGATCAGTGACCCGGCGCCCAGTCCCGACGGTGAGCCCCGGCTGACGAACCGCGAACGCGACGTCCTGCGGCTGGTCGGTCACGGCGCGACCAGCAAGGAGATCGCGGCGCAGCTCGGGATAAGTCCCAAGACCGCCCAGGTGCATCGCGACAATCTCAAAGGCAAACTCAACTTACGCACCACCGCCGACCTGGTGCGTTACGCGATCCAGCACAAAATCGTTAAGCTGCGGTAG
- a CDS encoding thiamine pyrophosphate-binding protein, which translates to MKRRMTLGEFLVVYLKKIGVRHVFGIPGDLALKLFFALGRKHDLDILTLAHEPGVGFAADGYARATGKIGVICVTYGAGGHNMVNPIAGSFSERVPLLIFSGGPGEEERKLGTLIHHQAREIESQHRIYQEVSCASRVLTDPHTAARELHEVTTAVWANQQPGYVEIHRDMVDREIEVPDELIEWDGRLHFADSDRRKVVEAARETAAMFNAARHPIVIAGIEIHRYKASHDLITLAERMGAPVCATVLGKGAFPMEHPLYLGVHVGPISPGPLVARMDAADFVLNLGCLRTDMNFGNRPPHIIQAQSVWAVDRRVDVKYHTYTDVAVRDFVRALLKQDLRRHQESITYASNLPDNSAPVNAGKAPVKVSDLLRAVNDFVAKHRGYMVISEAGDMLFGGLDVRVSGQGTYFAHGFYASMGFAVPAALGAQVGSGKRPLVLCGDGGFQMTGPEISQAPKFGANPIVMVVNNGGWGIFRPIASDRRDLLEIPPWPYAKLAEDWGGAGFVANTLTELRDALEAAHRQKAFAIIDVRVGRDDLSPVTIKYIQAAARHSRAPANSRRND; encoded by the coding sequence ATGAAGCGGCGTATGACCCTGGGCGAGTTTCTCGTCGTCTATCTCAAGAAAATTGGTGTGCGGCACGTCTTCGGGATTCCCGGGGATCTCGCGCTCAAGCTGTTTTTCGCGCTCGGCCGCAAGCATGATTTAGATATTCTGACGCTGGCGCACGAACCGGGAGTCGGTTTCGCGGCCGACGGCTATGCGCGCGCGACCGGCAAGATCGGCGTAATCTGCGTGACCTACGGCGCCGGCGGCCATAACATGGTGAATCCAATCGCCGGTTCCTTCTCCGAACGGGTGCCGCTGCTGATTTTTTCCGGCGGCCCGGGCGAAGAGGAGCGCAAGCTCGGCACCCTGATTCATCATCAGGCGCGCGAGATCGAGTCGCAGCATCGCATCTACCAGGAGGTCTCCTGCGCCTCGCGCGTGCTGACCGATCCGCATACGGCTGCCCGCGAGCTGCATGAGGTGACAACCGCGGTCTGGGCCAATCAGCAGCCGGGGTACGTCGAGATCCATCGCGACATGGTCGACCGTGAAATCGAGGTTCCCGACGAATTAATCGAGTGGGACGGCCGCCTGCACTTTGCCGACTCCGATCGGCGCAAGGTCGTCGAGGCGGCGCGCGAGACCGCCGCCATGTTCAACGCGGCCCGTCATCCAATCGTGATCGCCGGAATCGAAATCCATCGCTACAAGGCCTCGCACGATCTGATCACCCTGGCGGAACGGATGGGCGCGCCGGTCTGCGCCACCGTGCTGGGCAAGGGGGCCTTCCCGATGGAGCATCCGCTTTACCTGGGTGTTCACGTCGGGCCGATCAGCCCGGGGCCGCTGGTGGCCCGGATGGACGCGGCGGACTTCGTACTCAACCTCGGATGCCTGCGCACCGATATGAACTTCGGCAACCGCCCGCCGCATATCATTCAGGCGCAATCGGTATGGGCGGTCGATCGCCGGGTCGACGTCAAGTATCACACCTATACCGACGTCGCCGTGCGTGACTTTGTGCGCGCGCTGCTCAAGCAGGATCTGCGGCGGCATCAGGAGTCGATTACCTACGCGAGTAATCTGCCTGACAACTCCGCGCCTGTTAACGCCGGCAAAGCGCCGGTCAAAGTCAGCGACCTGCTGCGCGCGGTCAATGATTTCGTCGCGAAACATCGCGGCTATATGGTCATTTCTGAGGCCGGCGACATGCTGTTCGGCGGCCTCGACGTGCGGGTCTCCGGTCAGGGCACCTACTTCGCGCACGGCTTTTACGCCTCGATGGGCTTCGCGGTGCCGGCCGCGCTGGGCGCGCAGGTCGGCTCCGGCAAACGGCCGCTGGTGCTCTGCGGCGACGGCGGTTTTCAGATGACCGGGCCCGAAATCTCTCAAGCGCCAAAGTTCGGCGCCAATCCGATCGTGATGGTGGTCAACAATGGCGGCTGGGGCATCTTCCGTCCGATCGCTTCCGACCGCCGCGACCTGCTCGAGATTCCGCCGTGGCCCTACGCGAAGCTGGCCGAGGATTGGGGCGGCGCCGGCTTTGTCGCCAATACCCTAACCGAGCTGCGCGACGCGCTCGAGGCGGCGCATCGCCAAAAAGCCTTCGCGATTATCGACGTGCGGGTGGGACGCGACGACCTCTCACCGGTGACGATCAAGTACATTCAGGCCGCGGCCCGCCACTCGCGCGCGCCCGCGAACTCACGCAGGAATGACTAA
- a CDS encoding rhomboid family intramembrane serine protease: MIPIRDSEAVRRFSPVNTLLIVANVAIFAYGRWETRSSGADLVRFAMVPALVSQPHPLGLEASILATLVTSQFLHAGPLHLAGNMLYLLIFGPAVEARMGHRRFLGFYPIAGVAAGLATVAMAPSSPVAVVGASGAIAGVLGAYFSLFPRGRITTFIFIRTIRIPAIVYLLAWFAIQLYSGVASSAPGPMFGGVAWWAHVGGFLFGVAAGPILARPIAPARRRR, from the coding sequence ATGATCCCGATTCGCGACAGCGAGGCCGTCCGGCGCTTCAGCCCGGTCAACACCCTATTGATCGTGGCGAACGTCGCGATATTCGCCTACGGGCGCTGGGAAACGAGGTCCAGCGGCGCGGACCTTGTGCGTTTCGCGATGGTGCCTGCGCTGGTGAGCCAGCCGCATCCGCTAGGACTCGAGGCAAGCATTCTCGCGACTTTGGTGACGTCGCAATTTCTTCATGCCGGGCCGCTCCATCTCGCCGGCAACATGCTTTATCTCCTGATCTTCGGTCCGGCGGTCGAGGCGCGAATGGGCCATCGGCGATTTCTCGGCTTCTACCCGATTGCCGGAGTCGCCGCCGGACTCGCGACAGTCGCGATGGCGCCGTCGTCGCCGGTCGCAGTCGTGGGGGCAAGCGGGGCGATCGCGGGCGTGCTGGGGGCGTACTTTTCACTCTTTCCGCGCGGGCGGATCACGACCTTCATTTTCATCCGCACAATCCGGATTCCGGCGATCGTCTATCTGCTGGCCTGGTTTGCGATCCAGCTTTATTCCGGAGTGGCAAGCAGCGCGCCCGGTCCGATGTTCGGCGGGGTCGCCTGGTGGGCGCACGTCGGCGGCTTTCTTTTTGGCGTGGCGGCGGGCCCGATCCTCGCGCGCCCGATAGCTCCCGCGCGCCGGCGACGATGA
- the dnaB gene encoding replicative DNA helicase, which yields MAAAADDILRRVPPQNLEAEQSVLGAVLLDNDAINQTIEILVADDFYRESHREIFRAMVALVERNQPVDAITLTEALRTRGVLEGIGGPGYIAELAAGVPTAANVAHYARIVREKAVLRSLASTATEIASGAYDAPTDVDQYLDGAEHRIFEISERRIRQAFFTMQEVTKASIALLERLYERKELVTGVPTGFTDLDRLTAGLQPADLVIIAARPSMGKTALALNLATYAATEADPPVGVAFFSLEMSKEQLALRMLCAEARVDSSKARAGFLGERDFPKLAQAAARLSEAPIYIDDNSDTSPLVLKAKCRRLMRERNSNLGLIIVDYMQLMRSARPGESREKEIAEISRSLKALAKELRVPVIALSQLNRQVETRPDRRPLLADLRESGAIEQDADVIAFIYRDEMYHRDSKEPGVAEVIIAKQRNGPTGTAKLTYLSQYTRFENYAPEADVYGDAEG from the coding sequence ATGGCGGCGGCGGCGGACGACATTCTGAGACGGGTTCCACCACAGAATCTTGAGGCTGAGCAATCCGTGCTGGGCGCGGTCCTGCTCGACAACGACGCGATCAACCAGACGATCGAAATCCTGGTCGCGGATGATTTCTATCGCGAGTCTCATCGCGAGATCTTCCGCGCGATGGTCGCGCTGGTCGAACGCAACCAGCCGGTCGATGCGATCACACTGACCGAGGCGCTGCGTACGCGCGGCGTGCTTGAGGGGATTGGCGGGCCGGGTTATATTGCCGAGCTGGCGGCTGGCGTGCCGACCGCCGCCAACGTCGCCCATTATGCGCGGATCGTGCGCGAAAAGGCCGTCCTGCGCAGCCTCGCCTCGACCGCGACCGAGATCGCCTCGGGCGCTTACGACGCCCCCACTGATGTCGATCAGTATCTAGACGGCGCCGAGCATCGGATCTTCGAAATTTCCGAGCGGCGCATCCGCCAGGCCTTCTTCACGATGCAGGAGGTCACCAAGGCCTCGATCGCGCTGCTCGAACGGCTCTACGAACGCAAGGAGCTGGTGACTGGGGTGCCGACTGGCTTCACCGACCTCGACCGGCTGACCGCGGGCTTGCAGCCGGCCGACCTCGTGATTATCGCGGCGCGCCCGAGCATGGGCAAAACTGCGCTCGCGCTGAATCTCGCGACCTACGCGGCGACCGAGGCCGACCCCCCCGTCGGCGTCGCGTTTTTTTCCCTCGAAATGTCGAAAGAGCAGCTCGCCTTGCGGATGCTCTGCGCAGAAGCGCGGGTCGACAGCTCGAAGGCCCGCGCCGGCTTTCTCGGCGAGCGGGACTTCCCCAAGCTCGCGCAGGCCGCGGCGCGGCTGTCGGAGGCGCCGATCTATATCGACGATAATTCCGACACCTCACCGCTGGTGCTCAAGGCCAAATGCCGGCGCCTGATGCGCGAGCGCAACTCGAATCTTGGCCTGATCATCGTCGATTACATGCAATTGATGCGCTCGGCGCGTCCCGGTGAATCGCGCGAAAAGGAGATCGCCGAAATTTCGCGCTCGCTCAAGGCGCTGGCCAAGGAGCTGCGCGTGCCGGTGATCGCGCTCTCCCAGCTCAACCGCCAGGTCGAGACCCGCCCGGATCGCCGGCCGCTACTCGCCGACCTGCGTGAGTCGGGCGCGATCGAGCAGGACGCCGACGTCATCGCCTTCATCTATCGCGACGAGATGTACCATCGCGACAGCAAGGAGCCCGGGGTTGCCGAGGTGATCATTGCGAAGCAACGCAACGGCCCCACCGGCACTGCGAAGTTGACCTATCTGAGCCAGTACACGCGCTTCGAGAACTACGCGCCCGAAGCAGACGTCTACGGCGACGCCGAGGGCTAG